One Terriglobales bacterium genomic window, TGTGGGATAGCAGCTAATGGCCATCAAAGGACAAATCGAAGCCATCATCTACGCAGCCGAGGAGCCTGTCACTGCCGACCAGATCGCGCTCGTGCTGAAGGAATCCGTGATCGCGGAACACCTGCTCGCTGACGCCGGCCTGGAAGGCTCGGCTCTCGATGCGGAAGTCAAAATGCGCGTGCGTGCGGCCATCGAAGAGCTCACCGCCGACTACGCCAACTCCGATCGCGGCATGGAAGTCCGCCAGGTTGCCGGCGGATATCGCATGGGCACCAAGCCCGAACACCACGACGTCGTCCGCCATTTCGCCAAGAACCTGAAGCCGCCGGTGCGCCTGTCCATGCCCGCGCTCGAAACCCTTGCCGTCATCGCCTACAAACAG contains:
- the scpB gene encoding SMC-Scp complex subunit ScpB translates to MAIKGQIEAIIYAAEEPVTADQIALVLKESVIAEHLLADAGLEGSALDAEVKMRVRAAIEELTADYANSDRGMEVRQVAGGYRMGTKPEHHDVVRHFAKNLKPPVRLSMPALETLAVIAYKQPVTAPEISEIRGVDCSGVLATLIDRKLITTAGRKQVIGRPILYKTSKEFLLRFGLKDVSELPSLEEFEKLAGDGQGGLFVEATPPESQSSEAASIPDPREPADNVQAEDENVEQPATHEHQS